A window from Solanum stenotomum isolate F172 chromosome 5, ASM1918654v1, whole genome shotgun sequence encodes these proteins:
- the LOC125865459 gene encoding uncharacterized protein LOC125865459, protein MSPKEKRLFYEVLENVKFPYGYASNISRCIRKRNLSGLKTHDCHVILQELLPIALRRSADKMVTSVLIELCSYFRVLCSKVLKFKELELLVEKIAQTMSNMKTIFLPSFFIVMVHLVIHLALEVKIAGPVQYRWMYPIERYLRKLKSYVRNLSCPEGSIAEAYIANEYDTKHEIDKEDCLFPTIGKSYGFVEVIKLDQKTWVQAHQYVPFNCESDVVDYYKNEHISEIKRLHRKRRLTQHQLNCLHFENFHEWFKDQVNELDLISNISNDIKTLAQGPCYFARRFKACHMNNGYRFRTNQYEEFMQTQNSGVLVVLMTESYASTTDSAPKSGNITYYGRLNDIVELNYYEKFKVILFKCDWVDVTQGRGVMKDDLGFTLVNFSHLIHSGDWISDEPFVFAGQAQQVIFVQDPEDHEWFVPRSIKPRDIFDMGEENSK, encoded by the exons ATGTCGCCGAAAGAAAAGAGGTTATTCTACGAAGTATTAGAAAATGTTAAGTTTCCATATGGCTATGCATCTAATATCTCGCGTTGCATTCGCAAACGAAACTTGTCAGGACTCAAAACTCATGATTGTCATGTTATATTGCAAGAACTTCTTCCTATTGCCTTGAGGAGATCGGCAGATAAAATGGTGACTTCTGTTTTAATTGAATTATGCTCATATTTTCGAGTGCTTTGTAGCAAAGTGCTTAAATTCAAAGAGTTAGAGTTACTGGTAGAAAAAATTGCACAAACTATGAGTAATATGAAGACCATTTTCCTACCATCATTTTTTATTGTCATGGTACATTTGGTTATTCACTTGGCTTTAGAGGTTAAAATTGCGGGACCGGTACAATATCGTTGGATGTACCCAATTGAGAG GTACTTGCGTAAATTAAAATCGTATGTTCGCAATCTTTCATGTCCAGAAGGTTCGATAGCTGAAGCATATATTGCGAATGAGT ATGATACTAAACATGAGATTGATAAAGAAGATTGTCTTTTTCCTACTATTGGAAAATCATATGGCTTTGTAGAAGTAATTAAGTTGGATCAGAAAACATGGGTGCAAGCACATCAATATGTGCCTTTCAATTGCGAATCAGATGTGGTCGACTATTACAAAAA TGAGCATATTAGTGAAATCAAACGATTGCATCGCAAACGCCGCCTTACCCAACATCAGCTTAATTGCTtgcattttgaaaattttcatgaaTGGTTCAAGGATCAA GTCAATGAGTTGGATCTCATATCTAATATCTCAAATGATATTAAAACCCTTGCACAAGGTCCATGTTACTTCGCAAGAAGATTCAAGGCATGCCATATGAATAATGGGTATCGATTTCGTACAAATCAGTATGAAGAGTTCATGCAGACACAAAATAGTGGGGTTCTGGTTGTCTTAATGACAGAGAGCTATGCAAGTACTACTGACAGTGCTCCAAAATCAGGAAATATTACATATTATGGCAGACTGAATGAtattgttgagttgaactactatgaaaaatttaaagtcatcttgtttaaatgtgattggGTTGATGTAACTCAAGGTCGAGGAGTTATGAAAGACGACTTAGGTTTCACACTTGTGAACTTCTCACATCTAATACATTCAGGTGACTGGATAAGTGATGAGCCATTTGTTTTTGCTGGACAAGCTCAGCAAGTGATATTTGTTCAAGATCCTGAAGATCATGAATGGTTTGTCCCTAGGTCAATTAAACCGCGAGACATTTTTGATATGGGAGAAGAAAATAGTAAATGA